From Stegostoma tigrinum isolate sSteTig4 chromosome 4, sSteTig4.hap1, whole genome shotgun sequence, a single genomic window includes:
- the LOC125452608 gene encoding heparan sulfate glucosamine 3-O-sulfotransferase 5 isoform X2 codes for MSRLLQPTCPIEGQFGDQEQIMLRALQYKRGLSHDLRKGNVTKEQIRLHNMVQQLPQAIIIGVRKGGTRALLEMLNLHPAVVKASQEIHFFDNDENYAKGIEWYRKKMPFSYPYQITIEKSPAYFITEEVPERIYKMNSSIKLLIIVREPTTRAISDYTQVLEGKERKNKTYYKFEKLAIDTTTCEVNTKYKAVRTSIYTKHLERWLKYFPIEQFHIVDGDRLITEPLPELQLVEKFLNLPPRISQYNLYFNATRGFYCLRFNIVFNKCLAGSKGRIHPEVDPLVVNKLHKFFHPFNQKFYQITGRTFSWPYK; via the coding sequence GCTCCAGCCCACATGTCCCATAGAAGGTCAGTTTGGAGACCAAGAGCAAATCATGCTTCGGGCGTTACAGTACAAACGAGGATTGTCACATGATTTACGCAAAGGCAATGTAACAAAGGAACAAATCAGACTACACAACATGGTACAACAGCTTCCCCAGGCCATTATTATCGGTGTCCGCAAGGGTGGGACACGTGCCCTTCTCGAAATGCTGAACTTACACCCAGCTGTGGTCAAAGCCTCACAGGAAATCCATTTCTTTGACAACGATGAAAACTATGCTAAGGGTATTGAATGGTATCGGAAGAAAATGCCCTTTTCCTATCCCTATCAGATCACTATTGAGAAAAGCCCAGCATACTTCATCACAGAGGAAGTCCCCGAAAGAATTTACAAAATGAACTCATCCATCAAATTGTTGATCATTGTACGTGAGCCGACAACCCGAGCCATTTCAGATTACACTCAGGTCCTGGAGGGCAAGGAAAGGAAGAATAAAACCTACTACAAATTTGAGAAGCTTGCAATTGACACGACAACCTGTGAGGTAAATACTAAATACAAGGCTGTGAGAACTAGTATATACACAAAACACCTTGAGAGGTGGCTCAAGTACTTTCCCATTGAGCAATTTCACATTGTGGATGGTGATCGACTGATAACTGAGCCATTACCTGAACTGCAGTTAGTGGAGAAGTTTCTGAATCTGCCCCCCAGAATAAGCCAGTATAATTTATACTTTAATGCCACCAGGGGATTTTATTGTCTACGGTTTAACATTGTATTTAACAAGTGTCTGGCAGGCAGTAAAGGACGGATACATCCTGAGGTGGATCCCTTGGTTGTGAACAAACTGCACAAGTTTTTTCATCCTTTCAATCAGAAATTTTATCAGATCACTGGGCGGACATTTAGCTGGCCATATAAGTGA